The following are encoded together in the Pseudodesulfovibrio indicus genome:
- a CDS encoding fumarate hydratase — protein MREIQGSDIVEAVAAMCMKANTELPQDVRAKFERAMAEETSPSAKEVLRQLLENADLSMETKLPLCQDCGLAVFYVEVGDDCKVVGGNLRELINEGVRKGYADGYLRKSSCDPLTRANTGDGTPAIIHFDMVPGDKLKIAYMAKGGGAENMSRVTMLAPAQGWEGIKQFVVNRVAEAGPNPCPPTIIGVGIGGTFEHAAKIAKKTLLRKLDDVHPDPKVAAMEKELEDAVNALGIGPMGLGGKTTVLGVKIALEPCHLASLPLAVNVQCHSQRHEEVEL, from the coding sequence ATGCGAGAGATACAAGGTTCGGATATTGTGGAAGCCGTGGCCGCCATGTGCATGAAGGCGAACACGGAATTGCCGCAGGACGTCCGCGCGAAATTCGAGCGGGCCATGGCCGAGGAGACCTCTCCGTCGGCCAAGGAGGTCCTGCGCCAGTTGCTGGAGAATGCGGATTTGTCCATGGAGACGAAGCTGCCGCTGTGCCAGGACTGCGGGCTGGCCGTGTTTTACGTGGAGGTCGGCGACGACTGCAAGGTGGTCGGCGGCAACCTGCGCGAGCTGATCAACGAGGGTGTGCGCAAGGGATATGCCGACGGCTACCTGCGCAAGTCTTCGTGCGATCCGCTGACCCGCGCCAACACCGGCGACGGCACCCCGGCGATCATCCATTTCGACATGGTCCCGGGCGACAAGCTCAAGATCGCCTACATGGCCAAGGGCGGCGGCGCGGAGAACATGTCCCGCGTGACCATGCTCGCCCCGGCCCAGGGTTGGGAGGGCATCAAGCAGTTCGTGGTCAACCGCGTGGCCGAGGCCGGGCCGAACCCGTGCCCGCCCACGATCATCGGCGTGGGCATCGGCGGAACCTTCGAGCACGCGGCCAAGATCGCCAAGAAGACGCTCTTGCGCAAGCTGGACGACGTTCATCCGGACCCCAAGGTCGCGGCCATGGAGAAGGAGCTTGAGGACGCGGTGAACGCGCTCGGCATCGGCCCCATGGGGCTGGGCGGCAAGACCACGGTGCTGGGCGTGAAGATCGCCCTGGAGCCGTGCCACCTGGCCAGTCTTCCGCTGGCGGTCAACGTCCAGTGTCATTCCCAGCGTCACGAGGAGGTGGAACTCTAA
- a CDS encoding Fe-S-containing hydro-lyase codes for MAEYRLNTPLTDEDIEQLKAGDVVFLTGTIHSARDAAHKKLMDLLDAGKELPFELEGSAIYYVGPSPAPPGRPIGSAGPTTSYRMDTYAPRLHSLGMKASIGKGKRSDEVKEAMKQYKGVYFGATGGAGALLSNSIVESTVIAFEELGPEAIRAMKVKDFPLLVINDCHGGELYVKPKLDTAG; via the coding sequence ATGGCTGAATACAGACTGAACACTCCGCTGACGGACGAGGACATCGAGCAGCTGAAGGCCGGGGACGTGGTCTTCCTGACCGGCACCATCCACTCGGCGCGCGACGCGGCCCACAAGAAGCTGATGGACCTGCTGGACGCGGGCAAGGAGCTGCCCTTTGAACTGGAAGGCTCGGCCATCTACTACGTCGGTCCTTCCCCGGCCCCTCCGGGCAGGCCCATCGGGTCCGCCGGGCCGACCACCAGCTACCGCATGGATACCTATGCCCCCAGGCTCCATTCCCTGGGCATGAAGGCGTCCATCGGCAAGGGCAAGCGGTCGGACGAGGTCAAGGAGGCGATGAAGCAGTATAAGGGCGTGTACTTCGGGGCCACGGGCGGCGCGGGCGCGCTGCTCTCCAACTCCATCGTGGAGTCCACGGTCATCGCTTTCGAGGAATTGGGACCGGAGGCGATCCGGGCCATGAAGGTCAAGGATTTCCCCCTGCTGGTCATCAACGACTGCCACGGCGGTGAATTGTACGTCAAACCGAAGCTTGACACAGCCGGGTAA
- a CDS encoding substrate-binding periplasmic protein — protein sequence MKCIFTSLILTAFLVFGALPAWGENFIALAPPYPPYCVSSGLTVKGMAVSTLTTIMNMCGIPLDEDRIKLMSWTYAFENTVRGPERIMLNAQRTPDSEQLFKWVGPVVTSKIVLIGRKRDKLFIPTREQLNGYRIATVRWSRPEKSLLAGGVDKDKLERHPSHVQALRSLDKGEVDLFAFTQLGAPCLMEGLGMSKDDYEICFTFDEEPLYFAFSKDTDDNLIARLNRALKDMKASGPSGKSQFDMMFEGQLD from the coding sequence ATGAAATGCATATTCACAAGCCTTATTCTCACCGCCTTTCTTGTCTTCGGCGCACTGCCCGCATGGGGTGAGAACTTTATCGCCCTGGCACCGCCCTACCCGCCCTACTGCGTCAGCTCCGGGCTGACAGTCAAGGGCATGGCGGTATCCACTCTGACCACCATCATGAACATGTGCGGCATCCCCCTCGACGAGGACCGGATCAAGCTCATGTCCTGGACCTACGCCTTCGAGAACACGGTGCGCGGGCCGGAGCGGATCATGCTCAACGCCCAACGCACGCCCGACTCCGAGCAACTGTTCAAATGGGTCGGCCCGGTGGTCACGTCCAAGATCGTGCTCATCGGCCGCAAGCGGGACAAGCTGTTCATCCCCACCAGGGAGCAGCTGAACGGCTATCGCATCGCCACCGTGCGCTGGAGCCGCCCCGAGAAGAGCCTGCTGGCCGGGGGCGTGGACAAGGACAAGCTGGAGCGTCATCCCAGCCACGTCCAGGCCCTGCGCAGTCTCGACAAGGGCGAAGTGGACCTGTTCGCCTTCACCCAGCTCGGCGCGCCCTGCCTCATGGAGGGACTCGGCATGAGCAAGGACGACTACGAGATCTGCTTCACCTTTGACGAGGAACCGCTCTACTTCGCCTTCAGCAAGGACACCGACGACAACCTCATTGCGCGCCTCAACCGGGCGCTCAAGGACATGAAGGCCTCCGGGCCGAGCGGCAAGAGCCAGTTCGACATGATGTTCGAGGGACAGCTGGACTAG
- a CDS encoding FAD-dependent oxidoreductase: MSQHIVVIGGVALGPKAACRFKRLEPGSKVTMIDQTAMISYGGCGIPYYVSGDVSDASELCTTSFHMMRDPKFFKEVKGVDVQILTKATRIDREKKCVEVENVQTGEKACIGYDKLVIATGASPRRLGLPGEDLKGVNYVANPGDATRIREAISKGEVGNAVIIGAGFIGLEMAEAFADMWGVETSVVEITGQIMPRLVSPALATMGQKHMEENGVSFYFGETVQAIEGEDGVVKRVVTDKRVLDADAVIISAGVVPNSDLARDAGLAVHERGGVFVDEFMRTNDPDIYAGGDCCIVKNLITGTDAFLPLGSMANRQGRIIGTNLAGGTAKFDGVVGSFVVKLFETSMAGTGLSLESAKAAGFDAMSVLLIQLDRAHFYPTKELMTLEMVVDKATRRVLGVQGFGSSGDAMVGRINAVAALLKSAPTIDDVSNMELAYSPPFAAAMDILNTLANLADNALRGINRGVGPAGFKELWENRDKEACFFLDCRERGDADPLVERNPEFWHNVPQGEIYDRLDEIPADQPIVLICNTGARSYEAQIMLDEKGYKNVTNIHGGMAAIRKYGIDL; the protein is encoded by the coding sequence ATGTCTCAGCACATTGTTGTCATCGGCGGCGTGGCCCTCGGGCCCAAGGCCGCCTGCCGCTTCAAGCGGCTGGAGCCAGGCTCCAAGGTTACCATGATCGACCAGACCGCCATGATCTCCTATGGCGGTTGCGGCATTCCCTATTACGTCTCCGGCGACGTCTCCGACGCCTCGGAACTCTGCACCACCAGCTTCCACATGATGCGCGACCCCAAGTTCTTCAAGGAAGTGAAAGGGGTGGACGTCCAGATCCTGACCAAGGCCACGCGCATCGATCGAGAGAAGAAGTGCGTGGAAGTGGAGAACGTCCAGACCGGCGAGAAGGCGTGCATCGGCTACGACAAGCTGGTCATCGCCACCGGGGCCTCCCCGCGCAGGCTGGGCTTGCCGGGCGAAGACCTCAAGGGCGTGAACTACGTGGCCAATCCCGGGGACGCCACCCGCATCCGCGAGGCCATCTCCAAGGGTGAGGTGGGCAACGCGGTGATCATCGGCGCGGGCTTCATCGGCCTGGAAATGGCCGAGGCGTTCGCCGACATGTGGGGCGTGGAGACCTCGGTGGTCGAGATCACCGGCCAGATCATGCCCCGGCTGGTCAGTCCGGCCCTGGCGACCATGGGCCAGAAGCACATGGAAGAGAACGGCGTGAGCTTCTACTTCGGCGAGACCGTCCAGGCCATCGAGGGCGAGGACGGCGTGGTCAAGCGCGTGGTCACCGACAAGCGCGTGCTCGACGCGGACGCCGTGATCATCTCGGCGGGCGTGGTCCCCAATTCCGACCTGGCCAGGGACGCCGGGCTGGCCGTGCACGAGCGCGGCGGGGTGTTCGTCGACGAGTTCATGCGCACCAACGATCCGGACATCTATGCGGGCGGCGACTGCTGCATCGTGAAGAATCTCATTACCGGCACGGATGCCTTCCTGCCGCTCGGCTCCATGGCCAACCGCCAGGGACGGATCATCGGCACCAACCTGGCCGGCGGGACCGCCAAATTCGACGGTGTGGTCGGCTCCTTCGTGGTCAAGCTCTTCGAGACCTCCATGGCGGGCACGGGTTTGAGCCTGGAGTCCGCCAAGGCGGCGGGATTCGACGCCATGTCCGTGCTGCTCATCCAGCTGGACCGCGCCCATTTCTATCCCACCAAGGAACTGATGACCCTGGAGATGGTCGTGGACAAGGCCACCCGCCGCGTGCTTGGCGTGCAGGGGTTCGGCTCCTCCGGCGACGCCATGGTCGGGCGCATCAACGCGGTGGCCGCGCTGCTCAAGTCCGCGCCGACCATCGACGACGTCTCCAACATGGAGCTGGCCTATTCCCCGCCGTTCGCCGCGGCCATGGACATCCTCAATACCCTGGCCAACCTGGCGGACAACGCCCTGCGCGGCATCAACCGGGGCGTGGGACCCGCCGGGTTCAAGGAGCTGTGGGAGAACCGCGACAAGGAAGCCTGCTTCTTCCTGGATTGCCGGGAACGGGGCGACGCCGATCCGCTGGTGGAACGAAACCCGGAATTCTGGCACAATGTGCCCCAGGGCGAGATCTACGACCGGTTGGACGAGATTCCGGCCGACCAGCCCATCGTGCTGATCTGCAACACCGGGGCGCGTTCCTACGAGGCGCAGATCATGCTCGACGAAAAGGGCTACAAGAACGTGACCAACATCCACGGCGGCATGGCGGCCATCAGGAAGTACGGAATAGACCTCTAG